In Prunus dulcis chromosome 1, ALMONDv2, whole genome shotgun sequence, the following are encoded in one genomic region:
- the LOC117614457 gene encoding uncharacterized protein LOC117614457 isoform X2 → MPRVVSQNKYLISSIIFLFQQVVKLWAKACACVALSIFLIVCIPFLILVFLPFFTAFLWALFLCKILCFFRLCPQFRFLETKIFFNYLSCTATKFIGSRSSTSHFECDYNHKINNNDNELIAKSLEDKQESVDLDPSELPCLYESDFDIEEEHQEINGERRVKEGTGHIRTYQEEGSWQVVVSKPAVSKKIEPQSVAVIY, encoded by the exons ATGCCTCGTGTGGTTTCAcagaataaatatttaatctcCTCCATAATCTTCTTGTTTCAACAAGTGGTGAAGTTGTGGGCAAAGGCATGCGCCTGTGTAGCTCTCTCCATCTTCCTCATAGTTTGCATCCCCTTTTTGATCCTTGTGTTTCTACCCTTCTTCACTGCTTTTCTATGGGCACTTTTTCTTTGTAAGATCTTGTGTTTTTTCAGATTGTGCCCGCAATTTAGATTTCTAGAAACGAAAATATTCTTCAATTACTTGTCATGCACTGCAACAAAATTTATAGGCAGCAGAAGCAGCACATCCCATTTCGAGTGTGATTATAATCACAagattaataataatgataatgaGTTAATAGCCAAGTCACTTGAGGATAAGCAGGAGAGCGTTGACTTGGATCCCTCTGAGCTTCCATGTCTGTATGAATctgattttgatattgaagAAGAACATCAAGAGATCAACGGCGAAAGAAGGGTCAAGGAAGGGACCGGTCATATTCGCACTTACCAGGAGGAAGGCTCATGGCAAGTTGTGGTTTCAAAGCCTGCCGTGAGCAAGAAGATAGAGCCTCAATCG GTGGCAGTCATATATTGA
- the LOC117614457 gene encoding uncharacterized protein LOC117614457 isoform X1: MPRVVSQNKYLISSIIFLFQQVVKLWAKACACVALSIFLIVCIPFLILVFLPFFTAFLWALFLCKILCFFRLCPQFRFLETKIFFNYLSCTATKFIGSRSSTSHFECDYNHKINNNDNELIAKSLEDKQESVDLDPSELPCLYESDFDIEEEHQEINGERRVKEGTGHIRTYQEEGSWQVVVSKPAVSKKIEPQSFYDVLSFWKCKEKGQET, encoded by the exons ATGCCTCGTGTGGTTTCAcagaataaatatttaatctcCTCCATAATCTTCTTGTTTCAACAAGTGGTGAAGTTGTGGGCAAAGGCATGCGCCTGTGTAGCTCTCTCCATCTTCCTCATAGTTTGCATCCCCTTTTTGATCCTTGTGTTTCTACCCTTCTTCACTGCTTTTCTATGGGCACTTTTTCTTTGTAAGATCTTGTGTTTTTTCAGATTGTGCCCGCAATTTAGATTTCTAGAAACGAAAATATTCTTCAATTACTTGTCATGCACTGCAACAAAATTTATAGGCAGCAGAAGCAGCACATCCCATTTCGAGTGTGATTATAATCACAagattaataataatgataatgaGTTAATAGCCAAGTCACTTGAGGATAAGCAGGAGAGCGTTGACTTGGATCCCTCTGAGCTTCCATGTCTGTATGAATctgattttgatattgaagAAGAACATCAAGAGATCAACGGCGAAAGAAGGGTCAAGGAAGGGACCGGTCATATTCGCACTTACCAGGAGGAAGGCTCATGGCAAGTTGTGGTTTCAAAGCCTGCCGTGAGCAAGAAGATAGAGCCTCAATCG TTCTATGATGTTTTGTCGTTTTGGAAATGCAAGGAGAAAGGGCAGGAGACATAG